A genomic region of Sarcophilus harrisii chromosome 6, mSarHar1.11, whole genome shotgun sequence contains the following coding sequences:
- the LOC100921636 gene encoding olfactory receptor 1013-like: protein MEKFNHTVTEFILVGFTQDPVMQLVLFVFFLMVYSLTVVGNITLIVLICADSRLHSPMYFFIGNLSFLDLWYSTVYTPKIIMTCISKDKSISFAGCVAQFLFSCELGYSECYLLAAMAYDRYMAISKPLLYAQTMSTRVCVGLVAASYLGAFTNCAIITHETFTMSFCGDNIIDDFFCDLPPLVKLACDVKASYQILLYFLLTSNVITPIVFILASYIFIIFAILRIRSTQGRLKAFSTCSSHLISVTLYYGSILYIYSRPSSSYSLQRDKIVSSFYTVVFPMLNPMIYSLRNKDVKEALKKLFKMPAS, encoded by the coding sequence ATGGAAAAATTTAATCACACTGTGACTGAGTTCATCCTGGTGGGTTTCACCCAGGATCCTGTCATGCAACTGGTGCTCTTTGTGTTTTTTCTCATGGTGTATTCTCTAACAGTAGTGGGGAACATCACTTTGATAGTCTTAATTTGTGCAGACTCCAGGCTACACAGCCCCATGTATTTCTTCATTGGGAACCTGTCTTTTTTAGATCTCTGGTATTCTACTGTTTATACCCCCAAAATTATAATGACCTGCATTTCTAAGGACAAGAGCATCTCCTTTGCTGGGTGTGTGGCTCAGTTCCTCTTCTCATGTGAACTGGGATATAGTGAATGCTACCTGTTGGCTGCCATGGCATATGACCGTTATATGGCTATTTCCAAACCATTACTCTATGCTCAGACCATGTCTACAAGGGTATGTGTGGGTCTTGTTGCAGCTTCATATCTTGGAGCTTTCACTAACTGTGCAATCATTACCCATGAAACATTCACTATGTCTTTCTGTGGGGATAATATCATTGATGACTTCTTCTGTGACCTACCACCCTTGGTGAAACTGGCATGTGATGTGAAGGCTAGTTACcaaattttgctttatttcctCTTGACTTCTAATGTAATTACTCCCATTGTCTTCATCTTGGCCTCATAcatcttcattatttttgccaTCTTGAGGATTCGCTCCACCCAGGGTCGCCTCAAAGCCTTCTCTACTTGCTCCTCCCATTTGATCTCTGTTACTTTGTATTATGGCTctattctttacatttattctcgCCCAAGTTCCAGTTATTCTCTACAACGTGACAAAATTGTCTCCTCATTTTATACTGTGGTCTTTCCTATGTTGAACCCCATGATCTACAGTCTGAGGAACAAAGATGTGAAAGAAGCCCTGAAGAAACTCTTCAAGATGCCAGCTTCCTAA